In Macadamia integrifolia cultivar HAES 741 chromosome 12, SCU_Mint_v3, whole genome shotgun sequence, the following are encoded in one genomic region:
- the LOC122057751 gene encoding E3 ubiquitin-protein ligase RGLG3-like, producing MGNTESTDYSYDDEIRQQPPPYAGSSEYDKIQQRPPYAGSSECDKIRQQPPYAGSSEVHNYQNMRQQATYIPDKFSSLDEVISALRDAGLESSNLILGIDFTKSNEWTGKYSFNRRSLHAIGSIPNPYEQAISVIGRTLSPFDEDNLIPCFGFGDASTHDKYVFSFFPDHRPCHGFEEALARYREIIPYLKLSGPTSFAPVIDASIDIVERSNWQYHVLVIIADGQVARSVDLQPGRFSPQEQATINSIVEASQYPLSIILVGVGDGPWDAMQQFDDNIPHRSFDNFQFVNFSKIMSENKEMSKKEAAFALGALMEIPFQYKAMQKLRIVENSRGAPRSNPLPPPREVIEHDNSVRTYPHMTSFQSVEHETSTEQVCPICLTNPKDMAFGCGHLTCKDCGPSLSLCPMCREPITTRVRLYS from the exons ATGGGGAATACAGAATCAACGGACTATTCATATGATGATGAAATTCGGCAGCAACCTCCTCCTTATGCAGGGAGTTCTGAATATGATAAAATTCAGCAGCGACCTCCTTATGCTGGGAGTTCTGAATGTGATAAAATTCGGCAGCAACCTCCTTACGCAGGGAGTTCTGAGGTTCACAACTATCAGAACATGCGGCAGCAAGCCACTTACATACCTGATAAATTCAGCTCTCTGGATGAG GTTATTTCTGCATTAAGAGATGCTGGTCTTGAGTCATCAAATTTAATCCTTGGTATTGACTTTACAAAGAGCAATGAGTGGACAG GTAAGTATTCATTCAATAGGAGAAGCCTCCATGCAATTGGAAGCATTCCTAACCCATATGAGCAAGCTATTTCTGTAATTGGCCGCACATTGTCTCCTTTTGATGAGGATAATTTGATACCTTGTTTTGGATTTGGCGATG CATCAACACATGATAAATATGTATTCAGCTTCTTTCCTGATCACCGACCTTGTCATGGTTTCGAGGAGGCCCTTGCAAGATACAGAGAAATTATTCCTTATTTAAAATTGTCAG GTCCAACCTCTTTTGCACCAGTTATTGATGCATCAATTGATATAGTGGAGAGAAGTAATTGGCAATATCATGTCCTAGTCATAATTGCTGATGGGCAG GTTGCAAGGAGTGTTGATTTACAACCTGGAAGATTTAGTCCGCAAGAACAAGCAACTATAAATTCCATAGTTGAAGCTAG TCAATATCCTTTGTCAATTATTTTGGTTGGTGTGGGGGATGGACCATGGGATGCAATGCAACAGTTTGATGATAACATTCCTCATCGGTCATTTGATAACTTCCAG TTTGTAAACTTCTCAAAGATTATGTCTGAGAACAAGGAAATGTCAAAGAAAGAAGCAGCCTTTGCACTCGGTGCACTGATGGAAATCCCATTTCAATATAAAGCCATGCAGAAACTGAGGATTGTGGA AAATAGTAGAGGAGCACCACGTTCAAATCCACTTCCCCCTCCGCGCGAAGTTATCGAGCATGATAATTCTGTTAGAACATACCCACACATGACAAGCTTCCAGTCAGTCGAGCATGAAACATCCACAGAGCAG GTCTGCCCCATTTGCTTGACAAACCCAAAGGACATGGCATTTGGATGTGGTCACCTG ACCTGCAAGGACTGTGGCCCAAGCTTATCATTGTGCCCTATGTGCCGTGAGCCAATAACGACACGCGTGAGACTGTATTCCTGA